Proteins from a genomic interval of Callospermophilus lateralis isolate mCalLat2 chromosome 1, mCalLat2.hap1, whole genome shotgun sequence:
- the Gpr22 gene encoding G-protein coupled receptor 22, with the protein MCFSPILEINMQSESNITVRDDIDDINTNMYQALSYPLSFQVSLTGFLMLEIVLGLGSNLTVLVLYCMKSNLINSVSNIITMNLHVLDVIICVGCIPLTIVILLLSLESNTALICCFHEACVSFASVSTAINVFAITLDRYDISVKPANRILTMGRAVMLMISIWIFSFFSFLIPFMEVNFFSLQSGNTWENKTLLCVSTNEYYTELGMYYHLLVQIPIFFFTVIVMLITYTKILQALNIRIGTRFSTGQKKKARKKKTISLTTQHETTDMSQSSGGRNVVFGVRTSVSVIIALRRAVKRHRERRERQKRVFRMSLLIISTFLLCWTPISVLNTTILCLGPSDLLVKLRLCFLVMAYGTTIFHPLLYAFTRQKFQKVLKSKMKKRVVSIVEADPMPNNAVIHNSWIDPKRNRKITYEDSEIREKCLVPQVVTD; encoded by the coding sequence atgtgtttttctcccattctggaaATCAACATGCAGTCCGAATCTAACATTACAGTGCGAGATGACATTGATGACATCAATACCAATATGTACCAAGCATTATCATATCCACTAAGCTTTCAAGTGTCTCTCACAGGATTTCTTATGTTAGAAATTGTGCTAGGACTTGGCAGCAACCTCACCGTATTGGTACTTTACTGCATGAAATCCAACTTAATCAACTCTGTCAGTAATATTATTACAATGAATCTTCATGTACTTGATGTAATAATTTGTGTGGGATGTATTCCTCTAACTATAGTTATCCTTCTGCTTTCACTGGAGAGTAACACAGCTCTCATCTGCTGTTTCCATGAGGCTTGTGTTTCTTTTGCAAGTGTCTCAACAGCAATCAACGTTTTTGCTATCACCTTGGACAGATATGACATCTCTGTAAAACCTGCAAACCGAATTCTGACGATGGGCAGAGCTGTAATGTTAATGATATCCAtttggattttttcttttttctcattcttAATTCCCTTTATGGAAGTAAATTTTTTCAGTCTTCAAagtggaaatacatgggaaaacaAGACACTTTTGTGTGTCAGTACAAATGAATACTACACTGAACTTGGAATGTATTATCATCTTCTAGTAcagatcccaatattctttttcACAGTTATAGTAATGTTAATCACATATACCAAGATACTTCAGGCTCTTAATATTCGAATAGGCACAAGATTTTCAACAGGGCAgaagaagaaagcaagaaagaaaaagacaatttCTCTAACAACACAACATGAGACTACAGACATGTCACAAAGCAGTGGTGGGAGAAATGTAGTCTTTGGTGTAAGAACTTCAGTTTCTGTAATAATTGCCCTCCGGCGAGCTGTGAAACGACACCGTGAACGGCGAGAAAGGCAGAAAAGAGTCTTCAGAATGTCATTACTGATTATTTCTACATTTCTTCTCTGTTGGAcaccaatttctgttttaaataCCACTATTTTATGTTTAGGCCCAAGTGACCTTTTAGTAAAATTAAGATTGTGTTTTCTAGTCATGGCTTATGGAACTACTATATTTCATCCTCTACTATATGCATTCACTAGACAAAAATTTCAAAAAGTCttgaaaagcaaaatgaaaaaaagagttGTTTCCATTGTGGAAGCTGATCCCATGCCTAATAATGCTGTAATACACAACTCTTGGATAGATCCTAAAAGAAATAGAAAGATTACATATGAAGATAGTGAAATAAGAGAGAAATGTTTAGTACCTCAGGTTGTCACAGACTAG